In the genome of Roseovarius sp. Pro17, the window GGATCAGACCCAGCGCATAGCGCAGAAAGGCCGACTCGGCGGCGGGAATGCGGGTGCCAATGGTCTTGACCAGCGCGGTCACCCCGACAAAAAGAATGCCCGTGACGACCATCCAGAAGATGCCCCAGCCGGGCTGTGTGTTTGCGTCGGTCTCCATGCGCGCATAGAGAAATCAAAGCGCCCGGAATGTCGAGGGACGATCTGGACCGGCGACGTCAGCGCCCCTCTATATTGATGGTAAAGCTGCGCTGCGCCCCCGCAGGTGGCGCGGGAAATGGCGCGGCGCGGTGGATCATTTGCAGCGCTGCGCGATCCAGCTGCGCCGAACCCGAACTGCCGACCAGATGGACGCTGGCCAGCCCGCCGCCACCCGTCACGCTGAATCCCACAACCGCCGTCCCGCGTGAGCCTGCGCGCGGGCGCGGCACGCGGGAAATCTTGTGCATGACGAGGCCGGGATAGTTGCTGGCAGCGGCATTGCCGGACGCTTGCGGCTGCTTGCCAGCCGATCCGCTGGCGGCCGCCTTGGCCGTGGCTTTGCCGGTTGCGGCGCCTGCGGTCGCGTTCTGCTGGGCGTTGCCGCGATTTGTAGGCTGCTCCTTGGGCTCAGGGTCGGATTTCCGCTGGGCCTTCGCCGCCGCCTTGGGCTTGGGTCTTTCATGCGCGCTCTCGAATTCCTCGCTGCGCCGCTTGGGCCGCAGGGAT includes:
- a CDS encoding TonB family protein; its protein translation is MIAASRSIQIGAVLAAVLVHGALAMALMPDGDVQIDGGAGAPEARLGSSFADMAAGTLKAAKAVDAAQPVPIEAAQQPIKPEAGTPPKRPSISPDTTVAALTPIPSLSRALEALKPDIPTAGQAQPAATQAERTEEMLEFEGEVSAAVTRSLRPKRRSEEFESAHERPKPKAAAKAQRKSDPEPKEQPTNRGNAQQNATAGAATGKATAKAAASGSAGKQPQASGNAAASNYPGLVMHKISRVPRPRAGSRGTAVVGFSVTGGGGLASVHLVGSSGSAQLDRAALQMIHRAAPFPAPPAGAQRSFTINIEGR